From Deltaproteobacteria bacterium, one genomic window encodes:
- a CDS encoding periplasmic heavy metal sensor, with translation MRTYLAVRVLSVLLLLAGVARAAEPDRSRPPVPAEWVDLWERFQRAMQERGGQLRDWLGGRESRENRPIISLMLNSRERLGLSDAQVKKLEQLRDDFEKQSIRNDADARIVELDIAALLDNEPVDMAKVEAKIREAEKLRADLRIARLRTIEQAKAVLNSEQKKKLAELTPPPRVARTPRGSNPPATE, from the coding sequence ATGCGAACGTATCTTGCTGTCCGTGTACTCTCTGTGCTGCTGCTCTTGGCCGGCGTCGCGCGCGCCGCTGAGCCCGATCGTTCCCGACCACCGGTACCGGCCGAATGGGTCGATCTGTGGGAACGCTTCCAACGCGCGATGCAGGAACGCGGCGGCCAACTGCGTGATTGGCTCGGCGGCCGCGAATCGCGCGAAAATCGCCCGATCATTTCGCTGATGTTGAATAGTCGCGAGCGCCTCGGATTATCCGACGCCCAGGTGAAAAAGCTCGAACAATTGCGCGACGATTTCGAAAAGCAGAGTATTCGTAACGACGCGGATGCGCGCATCGTCGAGCTCGATATTGCGGCCCTGCTCGACAACGAGCCAGTGGACATGGCGAAAGTGGAGGCGAAAATTCGCGAAGCAGAAAAACTCCGCGCCGACCTGCGGATCGCCCGCCTACGCACCATCGAGCAAGCGAAAGCCGTATTGAACTCTGAGCAGAAAAAGAAACTGGCCGAGCTAACGCCGCCACCGCGCGTCGCCCGCACGCCGCGGGGTAGCAATCCGCCTGCGACCGAATAG
- a CDS encoding DUF393 domain-containing protein: MMSLAGLSVKRGMSKIAEAQYPQHTNVSVAAPVLFFDGECGLCNRTVRWLIARDRRRVLRFAPLQGELAAQKLPPLPEGFEEGSVALWDEDGVHYRSEATLRAVARLGGIWRLSTMLLWVPQALRDFFYRWIARNRIRWFGRVESCALLSPADRDRLLLDD; the protein is encoded by the coding sequence ATGATGAGTCTAGCGGGTCTGTCCGTAAAGCGCGGCATGAGTAAAATCGCTGAAGCTCAATACCCTCAACACACGAACGTTAGTGTCGCAGCGCCGGTGCTGTTTTTCGACGGCGAATGCGGTCTGTGCAATCGCACCGTGCGCTGGCTAATAGCGCGCGACCGGCGCCGTGTGCTGCGCTTTGCGCCGTTGCAAGGCGAGCTCGCGGCGCAGAAACTGCCACCGCTTCCTGAAGGTTTTGAAGAAGGCTCCGTGGCGCTGTGGGACGAAGACGGTGTCCACTATCGCTCCGAGGCCACCCTGCGCGCGGTGGCGCGGCTGGGTGGGATCTGGCGACTTTCTACCATGCTGCTGTGGGTGCCCCAGGCTCTGCGTGATTTTTTTTACCGCTGGATAGCGCGCAATCGTATCCGTTGGTTTGGCCGCGTCGAATCCTGCGCGCTGCTTTCACCGGCAGATCGCGATCGCCTGCTGCTCGATGACTGA